From Flavobacterium alkalisoli, the proteins below share one genomic window:
- a CDS encoding S9 family peptidase, with amino-acid sequence MKKLLILTLSVMGLTATAQDHMTPELLWKLGRISPLGITKDGKNIIYKVSTPDVDENEFNSKFYIIPVNGGEGKEIEDYKNLLKDRNVSPDGKYLLSSQEIKVEKVNGGDYYPELDKSTVQIYDGLDYRHWDTWNEGKHNHVGYSPIDNADNFTDIMKGEPYDSPQKPFGGEEDYTWTPNGNIVYVSKKKSGTAYATSTNTDLYEYDMATKTTKNLTPNNPGYDTQPAFSPQGDLTWLQMKRDGYEADKNDIIVRHKGADINLTAGWDGTVDSFTWSADGKKVYFLAPIDGTKQLFEVNFPGLTRIAVRVTQLTDGYWDVNSIIGFSDNNVVVTRSDMNHANELYSYNLKKKDWKQLSHVNDAAYSKIALSKTEKRYVTTSDGKKMLVWVILPPNFDANKKYPTLLYCQGGPQSALSQFYSFRWNFQVMAAQGYVVVAPNRRGMPGHGVAWNEAISKDWGGDVMNDYLAAIDDVAKEPYVDKNRLGAVGASYGGYSVFYLAGIHNKRFKTLIAHDGVFNLQSMYGTTEEVFFTNWDGGGAYWEKDNAVAQKTFSQFNPINNVDKWDTPILIFQGDKDFRVPIGQGQEAFQAAQLRGIKSRFIVFPDENHWVLKPQNGMVWQREFFKWLKETL; translated from the coding sequence ATGAAAAAACTACTTATTTTAACCTTAAGTGTTATGGGATTAACCGCTACGGCTCAAGACCACATGACTCCTGAATTGCTATGGAAACTGGGCAGGATAAGCCCTTTAGGCATTACTAAAGACGGAAAGAATATAATTTACAAGGTATCTACCCCTGATGTAGACGAGAATGAATTCAACTCTAAGTTTTACATTATTCCGGTTAACGGAGGTGAGGGTAAGGAAATTGAAGATTATAAGAATCTACTGAAAGACCGTAATGTATCACCGGACGGAAAGTACCTTTTAAGCAGCCAGGAAATTAAGGTTGAAAAAGTAAACGGCGGAGACTACTATCCGGAACTGGACAAGTCTACCGTACAAATATATGACGGACTGGATTATCGCCACTGGGATACCTGGAATGAGGGAAAACACAATCATGTAGGTTATTCTCCTATAGATAATGCCGATAATTTTACCGACATAATGAAAGGTGAGCCTTATGATTCTCCACAAAAGCCTTTTGGCGGTGAAGAGGATTATACATGGACACCTAACGGAAATATTGTTTACGTTTCTAAGAAAAAATCAGGAACAGCATATGCCACAAGTACCAATACTGATTTGTATGAGTATGATATGGCAACCAAAACCACTAAGAACCTTACTCCAAATAACCCTGGATATGATACTCAGCCTGCATTTTCTCCCCAGGGAGATTTAACATGGTTACAGATGAAGCGTGACGGTTATGAAGCCGACAAGAATGACATCATTGTTCGCCATAAAGGTGCAGACATCAACCTTACTGCAGGATGGGATGGCACTGTAGATTCTTTCACATGGAGTGCAGACGGTAAAAAAGTATATTTCCTTGCCCCTATAGACGGTACAAAACAGCTTTTTGAAGTTAACTTCCCGGGACTTACTAGAATTGCCGTAAGGGTTACTCAGCTTACAGATGGTTACTGGGACGTAAACAGCATCATCGGTTTTTCAGACAACAATGTTGTTGTTACAAGATCTGACATGAACCATGCTAACGAGCTTTACAGCTACAACCTTAAGAAAAAGGACTGGAAACAGCTTTCGCATGTAAACGATGCTGCTTATTCTAAAATAGCTTTAAGCAAAACAGAGAAAAGATATGTTACCACTTCCGATGGCAAAAAAATGCTGGTATGGGTAATACTTCCTCCTAACTTTGATGCTAATAAAAAATACCCTACCCTGCTTTACTGCCAGGGAGGACCACAGTCGGCACTGTCACAATTCTATTCTTTCCGCTGGAACTTCCAGGTTATGGCTGCTCAGGGTTATGTAGTAGTAGCCCCTAACAGGAGAGGTATGCCGGGCCACGGTGTTGCATGGAACGAAGCCATAAGTAAAGACTGGGGTGGTGACGTTATGAACGACTATCTTGCAGCAATAGATGATGTTGCTAAAGAACCTTATGTAGACAAAAACCGTTTAGGTGCCGTAGGTGCCAGCTATGGAGGATACTCCGTATTCTATCTTGCAGGCATCCACAACAAACGTTTTAAAACCCTTATTGCTCACGACGGTGTATTTAACCTTCAAAGTATGTATGGCACTACCGAAGAGGTTTTCTTTACCAATTGGGACGGTGGCGGAGCTTACTGGGAAAAGGATAATGCCGTAGCGCAAAAAACATTCTCTCAGTTTAATCCAATAAACAATGTAGACAAATGGGACACTCCTATCCTTATATTCCAGGGCGATAAAGACTTCAGGGTACCAATCGGTCAGGGTCAGGAAGCCTTCCAGGCAGCACAGCTTAGAGGCATAAAAAGCCGTTTTATAGTTTTTCCGGATGAAAACCACTGGGTATTAAAACCACAAAACGGAATGGTATGGCAGCGCGAATTTTTTAAATGGCTTAAAGAAACCTTGTAA
- a CDS encoding DoxX family membrane protein: MNSQFTKIIRILLGVILLVFGLNKFRPFIPLPQPPEAAANFMNSLAETGYVLYVVAFFEVVIGIMLLAKKWVPFAILLLAPISLNILLFHMFLDVPAIATAIVVVALNGILIYKYRQKYSPLFS, from the coding sequence ATGAATTCACAATTCACAAAGATTATACGAATACTTTTAGGTGTTATCCTTTTGGTATTCGGGTTAAACAAATTCCGTCCTTTTATTCCCCTACCACAACCTCCCGAAGCAGCCGCCAACTTTATGAACTCCCTTGCAGAAACAGGCTATGTTTTATATGTTGTTGCCTTTTTTGAAGTTGTTATTGGGATCATGCTGTTAGCCAAAAAATGGGTACCGTTTGCCATACTGCTTTTAGCGCCTATTTCGCTTAATATATTGCTGTTCCACATGTTCTTAGATGTGCCTGCAATAGCAACAGCCATAGTGGTGGTAGCCCTAAACGGTATATTAATTTATAAATACCGTCAAAAATACAGTCCGCTGTTCAGCTGA
- the mtgA gene encoding monofunctional biosynthetic peptidoglycan transglycosylase — protein sequence MLRKIFRFLFKLFLWFIALSVFSVLLLRFVPVPCTPLMVIRAFEQKADGEEMHSSHDWVSIDEISVHMQKAVIASEDDTFLTHNGFNFKAMQKAYESNKKGKKLKGGSTISQQTAKNVFLWQGRSYVRKGLEAYFTMLIELLWSKERIMEVYLNSIEMGDGVYGVQAAAQHWYHKDAKDLTAYEAAGIAAILPNPLKYRATNSSGYINRRKGKIVRLMRYVQLDYNAEAKDEK from the coding sequence ATGCTGCGAAAAATATTCCGCTTTCTTTTTAAGTTATTCCTTTGGTTTATTGCGCTTTCGGTATTTTCTGTCTTGCTTTTAAGGTTTGTGCCTGTGCCGTGTACCCCGTTAATGGTTATTCGTGCTTTTGAGCAAAAAGCCGATGGCGAGGAAATGCACAGCAGCCATGACTGGGTATCTATAGACGAAATATCGGTACACATGCAAAAGGCGGTGATTGCGAGTGAAGATGATACTTTCCTTACGCATAATGGCTTTAACTTTAAGGCGATGCAAAAGGCTTATGAAAGCAATAAGAAAGGTAAAAAACTAAAAGGCGGAAGTACCATTAGCCAGCAAACGGCAAAAAATGTTTTTTTATGGCAGGGCAGGAGCTATGTGCGTAAAGGGCTTGAGGCTTACTTTACGATGCTTATAGAGCTGCTTTGGAGCAAGGAACGCATTATGGAAGTATATCTTAACAGTATAGAAATGGGCGATGGTGTATATGGCGTTCAGGCAGCGGCACAGCACTGGTACCATAAGGATGCTAAAGACCTTACGGCTTATGAGGCGGCGGGTATAGCTGCAATACTCCCAAATCCGCTTAAATACAGAGCGACAAATTCATCAGGATACATAAACAGAAGGAAAGGGAAGATTGTGAGGCTTATGCGTTATGTTCAACTTGATTATAATGCGGAAGCAAAGGATGAGAAATAA
- a CDS encoding prolyl oligopeptidase family serine peptidase gives MNKTILGMALACSLSMNAQTQKGEIRYPETKKGNQTDDYFGTKVQDPYRWLEDDRSAETAEWVKAENEVTFAYLKQIPFREEIKNRMQQLWNYERISAPFKEGNYTYYYKNDGLQNQSVLYRRDVTGAEEVFLDPNTFSKDGTTSLSGVSFTKKGDLAAYSISEGGSDWRKVFVIDTETKKLVGETLVDVKFSGISWKDSDGFYYSSYEKPTGSELSAKTDQHKLYYHKLGTPQKDDKVIFGDKQKRRYVGANVTEDQKYLVISAANSTSGNELYIKDLTKANSPIVTIIDNFDTDTHILDNEGTRLIIATNYNAPNNRIVTADASNPVPSKWKDLIPETKNVLSPSTGSGYIFAEYMKDAVSVVEQYDYNGKLVRNVELPGIGSAGGFGGKKDEKTLYYSFTNYITPGTIYSYNPATGESRVYQKPKVDFNSDDYVSKQVFYTSKDGTKIPMIITHRKDLELNGHNPTILYGYGGFNISLTPSFSITNAVWMENGGIYAVANLRGGGEYGKEWHDAGTKTHKQNVFDDFIAAAEYLIANNYTSSDYLAISGGSNGGLLVGATMTQRPDLMKVALPAVGVLDMLRYHTFTAGAGWAYDYGTAEDSAEMFEYLKGYSPVHNVKEGVQYPATLVTTGDHDDRVVPAHSFKFAAQLQAKQKGPNPVLIRIGVNAGHGAGKSITQMIEEYSDIQAFALYNMGAEPKRK, from the coding sequence ATGAATAAAACGATTTTAGGCATGGCTTTGGCTTGCAGTCTTAGCATGAACGCACAAACACAAAAAGGAGAGATTAGATATCCCGAAACAAAGAAAGGTAACCAGACAGACGATTATTTTGGCACTAAAGTGCAGGACCCATACCGTTGGCTGGAAGACGACCGCTCTGCAGAAACGGCAGAATGGGTTAAAGCAGAAAATGAGGTAACTTTTGCCTATCTGAAACAGATACCGTTTAGGGAGGAGATAAAGAACCGCATGCAACAGCTGTGGAATTATGAAAGGATATCGGCTCCGTTTAAGGAAGGCAATTACACTTACTATTATAAAAACGATGGTTTACAAAACCAGTCGGTATTATACCGCAGGGACGTAACCGGTGCAGAAGAGGTTTTTCTTGACCCTAATACTTTCTCTAAAGATGGTACCACATCACTTAGCGGTGTTAGCTTTACCAAAAAAGGTGATTTGGCCGCCTACTCCATTTCAGAAGGGGGAAGCGACTGGAGAAAAGTTTTTGTAATAGATACAGAAACCAAAAAACTTGTAGGCGAAACTTTAGTAGACGTTAAGTTTAGTGGTATTTCATGGAAAGACAGCGACGGATTTTACTATTCAAGCTATGAAAAACCAACAGGCAGCGAGCTTTCTGCAAAGACCGATCAGCATAAACTGTATTACCACAAACTGGGCACACCGCAAAAAGACGATAAAGTAATTTTTGGCGACAAACAAAAAAGAAGGTATGTGGGTGCTAATGTTACCGAAGATCAAAAGTATCTGGTTATATCGGCAGCAAACTCTACATCGGGTAACGAACTCTATATTAAAGACCTTACCAAAGCCAACAGCCCTATAGTAACCATTATAGATAATTTTGATACCGACACACATATTTTAGACAATGAGGGCACAAGATTAATTATCGCTACTAATTACAATGCTCCTAACAACAGGATAGTTACAGCAGACGCTTCTAACCCTGTACCTTCCAAATGGAAAGACCTTATTCCGGAAACGAAGAATGTATTAAGCCCTTCAACAGGTTCAGGATATATTTTTGCAGAGTACATGAAAGATGCCGTTTCGGTTGTGGAACAATACGACTATAACGGAAAACTGGTACGCAATGTAGAGTTACCTGGTATTGGTTCTGCCGGAGGATTCGGCGGCAAGAAAGATGAAAAGACACTTTACTATTCATTTACAAACTACATCACTCCGGGTACTATATACTCTTACAACCCTGCAACAGGAGAATCTAGAGTTTACCAAAAACCCAAAGTAGACTTTAACAGCGACGATTATGTATCAAAACAGGTATTTTATACCTCTAAAGACGGCACTAAAATACCAATGATAATAACCCACAGAAAAGACCTTGAACTAAACGGCCACAACCCAACAATACTATATGGTTATGGAGGGTTTAATATAAGCCTTACACCATCATTCAGCATTACTAATGCCGTATGGATGGAAAACGGAGGTATTTATGCTGTGGCTAACCTGAGAGGTGGTGGTGAATATGGTAAAGAATGGCACGATGCCGGAACCAAAACACACAAACAAAACGTGTTTGACGATTTTATTGCTGCTGCAGAATACCTTATTGCCAATAACTACACTTCATCGGATTATCTTGCCATAAGCGGAGGTTCTAACGGAGGATTACTGGTAGGCGCTACTATGACACAGCGCCCTGATCTTATGAAAGTAGCTTTACCGGCAGTAGGCGTACTGGATATGTTGCGCTACCATACCTTTACCGCAGGTGCGGGATGGGCTTATGATTACGGAACGGCAGAAGACAGTGCTGAAATGTTTGAATACCTAAAAGGTTATTCTCCGGTTCACAATGTAAAAGAAGGCGTTCAGTATCCTGCTACACTTGTTACAACGGGCGACCATGATGACCGAGTGGTTCCTGCACACAGTTTTAAGTTTGCCGCACAGCTACAGGCAAAGCAAAAAGGCCCGAATCCTGTATTAATCCGTATCGGCGTTAATGCCGGACACGGGGCAGGAAAATCGATAACACAAATGATCGAGGAGTATTCCGATATTCAGGCTTTTGCCCTTTATAATATGGGAGCAGAACCTAAGAGAAAATAG
- a CDS encoding NAD(P)/FAD-dependent oxidoreductase: MNLSYWEIKNWYTGVDYTVVGSGIVGLHTALRLRERFPDSKIVILEQGPLPQGASTKNAGFACFGSISEIIEDLNNHTEEDVVHLIHKRWNGLKLLRRRLGDGVLDYKPYGGYELFLEDNTDGYEECLRKLPFINDVLRPLFKNDVFAKEIDRFDFKGIKEYLIFNPFEGQIDTGNMMQALLKIAAASNIHILNSHSVTGWHERADHVQVNIGGFSFNTKKLLFATNGFASELTDHAVKPARAQVLITEPIPNLDIRGTFHIEKGYYYFRNIENRILFGGARNLDFEGETTTEFGETDLIQNRLEQLLKEVILPNTDFTIAHRWSGIMGMGSHKKPIVEKVSEHVYCGVRLGGMGVAIGSLIGAELADLV; encoded by the coding sequence ATGAACCTTAGCTATTGGGAAATTAAAAACTGGTACACAGGTGTAGATTACACCGTGGTAGGCAGCGGCATAGTTGGGCTGCATACCGCGCTTCGCCTTCGTGAACGTTTTCCTGACAGCAAGATTGTAATTCTAGAGCAGGGCCCACTTCCGCAGGGTGCCAGTACAAAAAACGCCGGGTTTGCCTGCTTTGGCAGTATTTCCGAAATTATTGAGGATCTTAACAATCATACCGAAGAGGATGTTGTGCATCTTATTCATAAACGATGGAACGGCCTTAAGCTTTTAAGGAGGCGTTTGGGCGATGGTGTTTTGGATTACAAACCGTACGGAGGTTATGAACTTTTCCTTGAGGATAATACCGACGGTTATGAGGAATGCCTGCGCAAACTTCCGTTTATAAATGATGTGCTTCGCCCGTTGTTTAAGAATGATGTCTTTGCAAAAGAGATAGACCGTTTTGACTTTAAAGGGATAAAGGAGTATCTTATCTTTAATCCGTTTGAAGGGCAGATTGATACCGGAAATATGATGCAGGCGCTTTTAAAAATTGCCGCTGCAAGTAACATACATATTCTTAACAGCCACAGCGTAACAGGATGGCATGAAAGAGCCGACCATGTTCAGGTTAATATCGGCGGATTTTCTTTTAATACCAAAAAGCTGCTTTTTGCTACCAATGGTTTTGCTTCCGAACTTACTGATCATGCTGTAAAACCTGCCCGTGCACAGGTGCTGATTACAGAACCTATACCAAACCTTGATATTCGCGGGACTTTCCATATTGAGAAAGGTTATTACTACTTTAGGAATATTGAAAACCGTATTCTTTTTGGCGGGGCAAGAAATCTTGATTTTGAAGGTGAGACCACTACTGAATTTGGGGAAACCGACCTGATACAAAACAGACTGGAGCAACTACTTAAAGAAGTGATCTTGCCAAATACCGATTTTACCATTGCACACCGTTGGAGCGGTATTATGGGTATGGGCAGCCATAAAAAACCTATAGTAGAGAAGGTGTCAGAACACGTTTACTGTGGCGTAAGGCTTGGTGGTATGGGTGTGGCTATAGGAAGCCTTATTGGTGCTGAACTGGCTGATTTGGTTTAA
- a CDS encoding GNAT family N-acetyltransferase — MKPFITERLILRELSVNDAYYFYLLNEDTEVLQYTGDIPFENLEAAKQFLAEYDQYKRYGLGRWAVIRKDDNAFLGWCGLKYSSDKNEYDIGFRFFRHYWNMGYATEAAKKCIEVGFNKFRIPIIIGRVMKNNSSSIRVLEKIGLTRTKDYDFDGHEGYIYLIKRSLKPNQPVQHQ, encoded by the coding sequence ATGAAACCCTTCATAACTGAAAGACTTATACTAAGAGAGCTATCTGTAAATGATGCATACTATTTTTATTTATTAAATGAGGATACCGAAGTTTTACAATATACCGGAGACATCCCTTTTGAAAATTTAGAAGCTGCAAAACAATTTTTGGCAGAATATGACCAGTATAAAAGATATGGATTAGGCAGATGGGCTGTAATCCGTAAAGATGACAATGCTTTTTTAGGATGGTGCGGATTAAAATATTCTTCAGATAAAAATGAATACGATATTGGTTTCCGTTTTTTCAGACACTATTGGAACATGGGATATGCCACCGAAGCAGCTAAAAAATGTATTGAAGTAGGATTTAATAAATTTAGAATTCCAATTATTATAGGAAGAGTAATGAAAAATAACAGCTCCTCAATAAGAGTTTTGGAAAAAATAGGCCTAACAAGAACAAAAGATTATGATTTTGACGGCCATGAAGGATATATTTATCTGATAAAAAGAAGCCTTAAACCAAATCAGCCAGTTCAGCACCAATAA
- a CDS encoding lipid A deacylase LpxR family protein: MRNKRLLLPLLLCFGSLFAQKPKEIGLISDNDLYTSFKHDRYYTNGIELFYRYLAYTGDEKVAKVIGEVKAGQYMYNPQSVKAEEINVHDRPFAGYLFAQAGANVFYKSESVLKLNFELGIVGKESLAEAFQKGLHNVFNYPKVRGWEYQIHTALGVQVGAFYSHKVLAKQLHEKVDLHFLAKAKAGTIFTGITAGPMMRISFKRPLKPVYDSTLYGATLSEGNNKCGDQTREFFLFISPKVNYQIYDATIQGSLFNDESPVTFPLIPWRFEAETGVMYRKNSWNLSFSFNYQGKELTNNVIQGFYYGRIGVSYLL; this comes from the coding sequence ATGAGAAATAAAAGACTGCTATTACCGCTTCTTTTATGCTTTGGGTCTTTGTTTGCACAAAAGCCCAAAGAGATTGGCCTTATATCCGATAACGACCTTTATACTTCCTTTAAACACGATCGCTATTACACAAACGGAATAGAACTTTTTTACCGTTACCTGGCCTATACCGGAGACGAAAAGGTCGCTAAGGTTATTGGTGAAGTAAAGGCGGGGCAGTACATGTACAATCCGCAGAGTGTAAAGGCTGAAGAAATTAATGTGCACGACAGGCCTTTTGCGGGCTATCTTTTTGCTCAGGCAGGTGCCAATGTTTTTTATAAAAGCGAAAGTGTACTGAAGCTTAATTTTGAGTTGGGTATTGTAGGTAAGGAGTCTTTAGCAGAGGCTTTTCAGAAAGGACTGCACAATGTATTCAACTATCCTAAAGTAAGGGGCTGGGAATACCAGATACATACTGCATTAGGGGTTCAGGTAGGGGCATTTTATTCCCATAAAGTGCTTGCTAAGCAACTGCATGAAAAAGTAGACCTGCATTTTCTGGCAAAGGCCAAAGCAGGAACCATTTTTACAGGAATAACTGCCGGGCCAATGATGCGTATAAGTTTTAAAAGGCCATTAAAGCCGGTGTATGATTCTACATTATATGGTGCTACCTTAAGTGAGGGGAATAATAAGTGCGGAGACCAAACCCGTGAGTTTTTTCTTTTTATAAGCCCTAAGGTAAATTACCAGATATATGATGCTACTATACAGGGTAGCCTGTTTAATGATGAAAGTCCGGTAACTTTTCCGCTTATCCCATGGCGATTTGAAGCCGAAACAGGAGTAATGTACCGCAAAAACAGCTGGAACCTTTCCTTCTCGTTCAACTATCAGGGGAAAGAGCTTACCAATAACGTTATACAGGGCTTTTACTACGGTAGGATAGGAGTAAGCTATTTGTTATAA
- a CDS encoding type 1 periplasmic binding fold superfamily protein: protein MKNLKISLLALIATVSFTSCSSDDDALVPVNEEEVITTITATFTPQGGGEAIVLQSRDLDGDGPDAPVVTVSGDFTAGINYNGTVSFLNELANPTEDITEEIHEEGDEHQLFYQQNGLGTFTYADEDINGNPIGLQFTYQASATATSGNLTITLRHEPNKTAEGVSNGNITNAGGNTDATVTFTINVVQP from the coding sequence ATGAAAAACTTAAAAATTTCATTATTAGCCTTAATTGCAACAGTATCATTTACATCATGTAGCAGCGACGACGATGCTTTAGTACCGGTAAATGAGGAGGAGGTAATAACAACCATCACGGCAACCTTTACACCACAGGGCGGCGGAGAAGCCATTGTACTTCAGTCACGCGACCTTGACGGCGACGGGCCTGATGCTCCAGTTGTAACCGTTTCGGGGGACTTTACAGCTGGTATTAATTACAACGGTACTGTTAGCTTTTTAAACGAACTTGCCAATCCTACGGAAGACATTACAGAAGAAATACATGAAGAAGGTGACGAGCACCAGCTGTTCTATCAGCAAAATGGTTTAGGCACATTTACTTATGCCGATGAAGATATAAACGGAAACCCTATTGGACTGCAGTTTACTTATCAGGCCAGTGCAACAGCAACTTCAGGCAACCTTACTATTACCCTTAGGCATGAGCCAAACAAGACTGCCGAAGGTGTAAGCAATGGTAACATTACAAACGCAGGAGGCAATACAGATGCTACTGTTACATTCACGATAAACGTGGTGCAGCCGTAA
- a CDS encoding DedA family protein: MDSFHWTQLLNPEFYINLEIGGVAVGIYVVLFIVFAETGLFAGFFLPGDSLLFLAGIYSGELMGTLFNIESDFLNVVILALLVAGAGIVGNTFGYWFGAKSGNYLYNKKDTFWFKKKYLYQSHDFFEKHGGRAIVFARFLPIIRTFAPIIAGVVKMDRKKFMLYNIISSILWAFTLIFSGHYLYELFLAKLNIDLKSYIEYIILIIIAVTTVPLVLNALKGKKVTEEEAEEEAEKHGDF; encoded by the coding sequence ATGGACAGTTTTCACTGGACACAGTTATTAAATCCTGAGTTTTATATTAATCTTGAAATTGGCGGAGTAGCAGTAGGTATCTATGTAGTACTGTTTATTGTTTTTGCCGAAACCGGCCTTTTTGCCGGATTCTTCCTTCCGGGTGACAGCCTTTTATTCCTTGCGGGGATTTACAGCGGTGAACTTATGGGTACCCTGTTTAATATTGAGAGCGACTTTTTAAATGTGGTTATCCTTGCACTGCTTGTTGCAGGTGCCGGTATAGTAGGTAATACGTTTGGTTACTGGTTTGGTGCCAAGAGCGGAAATTACCTATATAACAAGAAAGATACTTTTTGGTTTAAAAAGAAATACCTGTACCAGTCGCACGACTTTTTTGAAAAGCACGGGGGCAGGGCTATTGTTTTTGCCCGTTTCCTTCCTATCATCAGGACATTTGCACCTATTATTGCAGGTGTTGTAAAAATGGACCGTAAAAAGTTCATGCTTTACAATATAATAAGCTCCATATTATGGGCGTTTACGCTTATATTTTCTGGACACTACCTGTATGAGCTGTTCCTTGCAAAACTTAATATAGACCTTAAGTCTTATATAGAATATATAATACTAATCATTATTGCTGTTACAACAGTACCTCTTGTTCTTAATGCACTTAAAGGTAAAAAAGTTACCGAGGAAGAAGCAGAAGAAGAGGCTGAAAAGCACGGCGACTTTTAA